Genomic DNA from Edaphobacter lichenicola:
CCTGCTGAATAGTTCTCGATAGTCGGCAACATGATTCCGACGAAGCTCCGCGTAGGATTTTACGGCTGCGGCCTGCAAAGACTCGTCACAGATCTTCCCTGGGTTGCGGCCACCATAGTTCGTCGCGATTGCGACCAGCAACGTAACTGCATCTGCGACTTTTACCTGCAGCGAATCCTTTCCCACCGAAATCTCTCCCCCTTGGTGCAGGAGACGGAGATGGCACTCAATCTCGACGCCCTGATTCCCATTGCTGTGCAGCCTCTCGAAGGCATTCCCCCGAAAGATAAGGGTGTCGTTTCCGAGAGAGTTCACCGCACCAGGAATCTTGATCCCATCGAATGTCGCCGCAAAACTGATCTGTCCGGCGATAGGGCTTGCAAGATGCAGGACAAGCACTTGATCGGGGTTGGAGCAGAACGACTCACGCGTGAAAAGATGCGGCCCCACTCGATATTTGACCCCTGCGATTCCGGTCTCGAGGTCTAACACCCGCCGATAAGCCGTTTCATGCCCCGGTTCCTCGAACTCCAACAAAAGATCAAACAAAGGCAGATTTGTGCCGAACGAGGTCGGGTGGCTTAGAAGGTGTTTTTCACACATCTTCCGCGCTTCACCGTACTCGCCCCGAAAAAGTAGCTCGCGTATCTCCCCGATATGTTGGAGCGCCCCAGGGTTCACGTCCGATTCGCTCGCTGCACCCGACCAGGCAGTCGACTCGGTCAGGGCAACGCGCTCTTTGCGAACGCCCCCGAAGACCATCCCGCCAATTCGGCCATTCCCAATGGGGACCGCCTCCAGCCACCGTTTCGCCTCGGTTGCATACCAGAGCGTGTTGCGCTCAGCGGCTAGTTCCGTAAATGCGACATGAGTGGTGGCTGGAACAGCGGCCAATGCTAGGCCGCCACGTAGAAACTCCCGTCTTGTCGGACTCATGGACTCCTCTTTGCGGAATTGCTTCGCTTGCTTTTCAGGACGCGATAGCGACCACGCCCCCCGATCGTACGGTCGACATGGCCCGGACCAGCAACAAATTGCTGCTGTAGGATTGACTGGCTCCGGAAGTCTCGGTAGGCTCGGCGTAAACCAAAACGGAAGATACGCGGCCGATAGGTTAGCGCCGTAGTATAGGTCTTACATCTCTTGCTCCATCTTCGAACCCTATGAATAGCAACTCTAAAACTGCCGGCATCAAAGACATCGCACAGGCCCTCGGCATCTCGATCGGCACAGTAGATCGGGCACTCCATGAACGAACTGGCGTAAGCCCGAAGACCAAAGCACGCGTTCTGCAGATAGCCGAGCAGCTGGGCTACAAACCCAATCTTGCGGCACAGGCATTGAAGCTCAATCGAAGAATCGAAATTGCAGCCGTTCTTCCAAAACAGATCTCCCACTTTTTCGACCCACTGCGAGCCGGGATACGGGCTGCCGCCGAGGCAACTGTAGGCTTGCATGTAAAAGTCACTTTTTATGAGTACCAGCGGCTCGGCCAGGGCGATGTCGAACTGCTGGAGGCAAGATTGAAGGACAAATACGACGGCATTATCTTCACGCCAGGCAATCCGAGAAAACTTGATCCAGTCATTCGTCGCCTGACCGCGCACGGCACGGCGATGCTTTGCGTTGCCAGCGATGCACCTGGCAGTGACCGCATTGGCCTGGTCTCCGCACACGCCTATACCAGCGGTGCGTTGGCGGCGGAGCTCCTCGCGCACAAGCTCTATCGCAAGACGAACGTCGCAACTATCACCGGAGAACTCACCACGCTCGACCACGCCGAAAAGCTTAGAGGCTTCGCAGCCACGCTTGCCATGATCGCTCCCCATCTCAGCTTGCTCCCCGCAGTGGAATCTCATGAACGCCCAAAGGAAGCTTACCGACAGACTCTCACGCTGCTCCACGGCGACTCCAAACCACAAGGCCTGTACATAAGCACAGCAAACAGTATCCCAGTCCTCCAGGCTCTCGAAGAAGAGGGCATGCTTGGAAAGATTCAGGTAGTAACAACCGACCTCTTTCAGGAGTTGGTGCCGCTGATCGAAACCGGCAAAATTCTTGCGACCCTCTACCAGCGGCCATTCACACAAGGAAAGGTCGCGTTTGAGAGCCTCATCACGCATCTGCTCGAAGACAAGAAGACCTCTCCGATGATTCGTCTCGCACCGCATATTATCTTCCGCAGCAACCTCCCGCTTTTTACGGACCGCTTGGATGATCTACCAGACTCAGGGTGACCCTAAGACCGGCCCCAGATAAGCTTCTGACGATCTAGTTCCCATTCCCTTCACGCTGAGGAACAAAACGGATCGCGCATCCACCCCCCTTGGCCAGGTGAAGCACTAACTCTTCATCTTTCCGGACGGTCTGTCTCTTGATCTCTACGTTTTTGGGATGATCTCCTGCATCCGCCGCATCCTGATAGATCTCCGCAGTGTACCGGCCTGCCCCAAGAAAGTTCAGCGAGACGCGTAAGTCGCGCGGAGTCCAGTTGGTAATACTTCCCAGATACCATTCCTCCCCGTGACTGCGTGCAATTGTCACGAACTCCCCGGGCTCTCCGCTGAGAACATGCATCGAGTCCCATTGGGTGGGGACATCGCGAATAAACTTGAACGCTGGTTGATGCGCATAGGCCAGCGGACTATCAGACACCATCTGGAATGGAGTTTGAAAGACAACGTAAAGCGCCAACTGCTGTGCTCGCGTCCCCATCACCATGGGACTTTGATCGCGGCCAACGAAATCGTTCTCGGTGACGTTGTCAAAACCGCCCGGAGTGTAGTCCAACGGCCCCGCCACCATGCGCGTGAATGGAAAGACGGTACGGTCGACCGGACTATCTCGTCGCGCGACCTTGTTGTTTTCCATCCCTAAAACCGCTTCATAGCTGAGCACATTTGGGTACGTACGCTCGATACCCCAGGGCTTGCTGGCTCCGTGAAAGTCCACCATCAGGTGGTGTTCTGCCGCTTCCCGAGCAACATCGTAATAAAATTTGATCCCGTCCTGATCGTCCCGATTGATGAAATCGATCTTCACGCCTGCGACGCCCCACTTTTCAAACAGAGGAAAGGCATCCTTCATCTGGTTCATCACCGAAGTGGAGTAGAGCCATATCCAGACCTTGACATTCTTCGTGCTGGCATAGCGAATCAGCTCCGGCACATCTACATTGCCGCGCATCTTTGTAATGTCACGTACATCCGCCCAGCCAGCATCGAGCAGCATATAGGGAAACCCGGATTGTGCGGCGAAATCCACGTAGTACTCCATGTTCTTCGTGGTGTACTCCGCTTTTCCGTCAGGCCCCAGGTCTCCGGCCCACCAGTTCCATGAAGCCTTTCCGGGATGAATCCAGCTCGTATCCTGGACGCGATTCGGAGAATTCAGATCCGAGATAATGTTGGACTCCATAAGCTTGCCCGGTTCGTCCGCAACCAGTAGAACTCGCCACGCCGAGTGATGCGGCAGAGTTCCCGTCAGGGCAAGATTGGGGTCCTCGAATCGCGGCGAAAGCTTCGAGATGAATAGATGACCAGCCCAGTTGCCCGATGGGTTGGTGACGTACATGGCGGAATTTCCTTCGAGGTCCGCCTCGGTAAGCGTCATCCATGCTGTACCGGGAGAATGCATCAGCAATGGCAAACCAATCAGAAAACTACTCGAAACCCCTCCCTGATTACTGAAAGCTGTTATAGGCAGCTTCACGTATTCGCTCTCGTAACTGCTTCGATAATTGGGAAGCGCCAACGCCCAGGTTGTAGCATCTGTGCTAATGCGAAACTCCGTATCCTCCTGCTTCAAACGAAGTTCTTTAATCGCATCCTGCTCGGGTAAGACATAACGAAAAGCGATTCCATCGTTGTAGGCGCGCGCCTCAATCTCGAGCGAACGTTTCGGTTCGTTGCCCTCGATAACACGTACAACCACGCTGTTGTACTGATCATGAACACTTCCGACCTTACCCGCTATCAGGCTATAGGCGTCGCTACCCCGCCCTGGAGTACTCGCAGCGATTTGTACATTGCTGCCCAGCGCAGGCTGGTCGCCTAGTTCAAGCGCAAGCGCGGATTGATCGAGCAATGGTCTTCCGCGAAAAGAAACCGAGTAAACCAATTTACCCGCTGCGCCATTGGATTCTTTCTCCGCAACGGTGGCGAACTGCATGACAAGCCGTTCATCAGGAGACTGCAACGTAACAGGCCCCGACTGCGCGATACCCTCCGAAACACCAGTTACTACTAATAAAGCTGACACAACGATCAGACTGCTCAAAACCAAACGCATGATGGACGACTCCCAAAGAATGTCACGACCGCAGAATCAATTTGACTATTGAGAATGCGGCTAAGGTGGATAAGGGAAGAGGGAACTCGAAAATAAAGCTCCCTCTTCCCCGCATATCTACATCTTCACTTTGAGATCCGCACTTTTATTTAGAAAGCGTATCTCAGTGATAGCTGGAAGAACCGCGCATCCGGCGTATTGTTCTGGAACGTCTTCGGACCGTTGATCAGCCCTCCACTCGCAGTGTTGTCGTGAATTGCCGGATTGGCAAGAGTTGGATGGTTGAGAACGTTGAATCCGTCAGCGCGGAACTGGAGAAACTGCTCGTGGAATGTCGTGAAGTTTTTGAAGATCGACATATTCACTCCGTAGTAGCCAGGACCGTAGATCTGATTGGATCGTCCACCGAGATACTGGATCGCTGTCGCGATATCCGTTACTGGTGACGTAATCAAGTTGCCAGACAGCGGATTGGCAAATGAGCACGGGTTGTAATAGTGTTCACGAGTTCTGGTTTGGGTGGGGCAGCCCGGACCGCCGCCCGGTGCAAAGGGATCGTTGATTGCGATGGCACGCCTGTCGCCCGCCCCTGAGGGCCCGTTGTTGCTCGGATTGACCGTGAAAGGAGTTCCACTCTGAGCTACCCAGGTTAGGCTGCTTGACCATCCGCCTGCGGCCAGATCGAGCAGCCTCGAGTGATTCAAGTAGGTTCGCCCGAGCCCAAAGGGCAGAGCGTAGTTGCCATTCAACGTGAATCGGTTGCGAACATCGTAGACCGAGTTGGTGTATTCATCGATGACTGGAATAATGGCTAACTGCCGATCACCTATTGCCGTCGAGAGACCGCCCGCAGAACTCGTGTCATCCAATGCGTGAGCCCACGTATAGGTCGCCAGGAAGCTCAACCCATGCGAGACACGCTTCTCGGCTTTAGCCTGCAGCGAGTTGTACGTGCTTACACCGCCGTAATGAATCGTTCCGATTCCTCCGAGATCCGGGAACGGTTGCAAGGACTGCGTTCCAGTTCCCGACGGATACAGCGCACGAATCGTATTTGGATCGTAGTAGGTCCCGAGATGACGCACGACATTACCTACATAGCTGATAGTGCTCGACAGGTTGGACGACCACTGATGCTGGAAGGACAAGTTGTAGTTCTGGGTGTAGGGTGTCTTGGTATTGCCGTCGGTCGCATGAAACCCAGGGTCATTGACAGCATTCAGCAATCCATTGGCTAGGCCACCAGCCAGACCGGTCTCAAGAGTAATTCCATTCGAAGGGCAATTCCCCAGAGAACAGCTCACCGGATTGGTATTCACCTGAGCCCTGAAAGGAAACTGATCACCAAGATTATTGCCTCCATTGCTCTCCAGGCCACCATAGAAGATGCCATAACCCGCTCGAATCACCGTCTGCGAATCCAACTGATACGCCAGGCCTATGCGCGGAGCGAAGTTTGTCAACTGAGTTGAGACAAGGCGCTCGTTATTCACATACTTGATAGTTACATTGTCCTTCGCCAAAATGGACGGGAACAAAGTGCCGAGAGGAACTGTATTCTGAATACTCCTTGGCAACTCCAACGCGCCTGTGCCGGCTCCGTTTGCCAGCGGGGGACCGGGAATAAAGTTTTCCTGACGTCCTGAGTTTTCCTTATACGGCTGGTAGTAGTCGTACCGCACTCCTAGATTGAGCGTAAGCCGGGTGGAAATCTTCCAGTCATCCTGAGCGTACACGGAGTCATACCACCGGGCATCATTGACGTTTGGAGCAGTCGAGATTGCCGAAGTGTTGACCTGATCTGCAAGAAAGTCCGCGATGCCGGAACCGGTAGTAAAGGTTGATGAACTATTAACCGCGGGGTCACTGGTGTAGAGCCCCGTGAAGTAATAGTTCCCCAGAGAAGAAGGTGCATACCGATAGAAGTTTCGAACCGATTGAAACGCCACACCGAACTTCAGGGAATGGTTCCCCACTGTCTTGGTTACGTTATCTAGGATCTGATAAACATTCTGGGTCTCGTTCGATGTGCCCTGTGAGCCGAAGTTGCTGACTCCTCCCCCTGACTGCGGAGTGGCATAAACCTGAAACAGTGGCAGACCGCCTTCGTTAGGAGAAAACGGAATACCGCCTAAACCAAGCGTCGGAGCAAGGTCGACATTTGCATTTGGCTGAAGGAAGGACGACCTGCCCGCGCTGAAGCTGAAACGAAACTCATTGGCGAGTGTAGGCGTAAAGAAATGAGTCTCACTTCCAACAAAGCTCTGGTACAGATTGATGTCGTGCTCTCCTCCGTATCCAGTGCCATCAAGAGGATTGCCAAGCGGAAGGCCATTGACCGCGATCTGATGCACATAGCTATAACGCGCATACGCTTGATCCTGGGCGGTGATGTTCCAGTCCACGCGATGATCGAACTGAACGGTATTGTTATGGGTTGGAGTATTTACCACGTAGTTCTGGTAGGTCTTCCCGCCATTCGTATTAGGCTGCGGAAACAGACTAAGTAGATTCTGAGCGACTTTGTTGATCTGGCCTGGGCAAAAGACATTGTTTTGACCGTTGCAGGACAACGTGTTGGCCGCCCCCCCCCCAGAGTTAGGTTGATAGAGCTGAACCACCTGTCCGTTATTCAAACTCGGATTGAGCAGTTCGGAGAAATTTCCCTGCCGTATCAATGGCGTGGGCACGGTATACGTACCTGGATTACCGTATGCGATGCGGTTAGCCTCTACATCGCCGAAGTAGAAAAGTTTGTCACGAATAATTGGAAACCCGAGCGTTCCTCCAAACTGGTTTTCGTGATACGGAGGATTGGTCAGCGCATTCCATGCCTTTGCATCCAGGCTCGTATTGCGAACATACTCCCACAGGCTGCCATGAATCTTGTTGGTTCCGGATTTGATACTTGCCTGCAATACAGCGCCGGCCGAGTGTCCAAACTCCGCACTGAAGTTGCTGGTCTGGATACTGAACTCCGACAACGCGTCGGGAGGAGGACGCACGACGTAGCTCGAACCGTTGAGAAAGTCGACGAGATTGGTGTTATTGTCTACGCCGTCCAGAATGAAGTTGTTCTGCGACGTACGCTGTCCATTAGCAACGAAGTCTCCTGTGCCACTGCCGCGCGTGTTTCCAAAGGGCGGTGCGACTCCGGCGGTCAGCTGTGCAATATAGACAAAATTGCGTCCATTGAGAGGCGTAGTGTTGATGGTATCGGTGCTGATCACCTGTCCTACCGAACTGGTTTGGGTCTCTAGCAGCGGCGCCGCCTCCGTGACGGTCACTGTATCCGATACGGAGCCTGGCTTGAGATCGAAGACGATATTCAATCTTTGCTGGGCGTCCAGGTGGAGATTCTCGCGCATGGTTGTCTCGAAGCCTTTCGCAGTGACAACCATCTTGTAGTTGCCGATCTTCAACGGTGAAAACACGTAGAAGCCGCTACCGTTCGAAGTTCCTTGCAGCACCAGACCCGTATCGACGTTCGTCACAGTGACTGCGGCACCCGGGACTATCGCCCCGCTGCTGTCCTGCACAACCCCCGTTATAGCGCCCTGGTCGACCTGCGCGACTGCACTCTGGGTTATCATCCACAACCCCAACAAGAACGCAAAGAAGAGCGAATAGAACCTGGCTCCTTCATAACCTCGTATAAATCGACTCTTTGTCATTTCAGTGCCCTCTCTAACTATCGGTTTCTCAGCTGTTACCACTACAGGCCTCGCATAATCGAAAAATAATAACCAGCATCAGTTGCCCAACTCCAGATGGTGATTCGTAATGTGTACGTTACCGGAAAACACGGTATGCCTCTATAATAGAGACTGTCAAGTATAATTATTAACTCTCTTTTTCTAGTTGTAACTACCCTGCGTGGATGCTTCCCAAGAATTCGTGTACGTTCCCATAAATGAGCCAATCTAATGAGCTTCCGCAACGGGTGCGTTGGAAATAGTTGCATGCCATGGGCTTAGCTGGCGCTGAATCCGCAACAGTGATTTTTCGCTGGCGGAGTTCGTCGCGAGCATTCGATCTCGATAAGGAATGGCCCCGTCACTTCACTGAAAGTACTTGAGCTTCAATCTCTTCAAGAGTTCGCCCTTTCGTCTCAGGCACGAAGAAGAAGACGAAAGCCACACCCAGCACGCAGATGACTCCATACCCTAAGAAAGTACCTGAGCTGCCGAGCGCATGATTAATCAGAGGAAAGGTATAAGTCAGCACAAAGGATGCTATCCAGAGGGCGCTCACAGCGATAGAGACCGCCTGGGAGCGAACTCGGTTCGGAAAAATCTCGGAGATCAGAACCCAGGTAACAGGGGCCAGAGTGAGGGCGTAACACGCGATCGCACTCAGCGTCAGCACCAGAACTGCGCTGCCATGCCAGCCTGCACGATAAGCCATTCCAGAGAGTAAGTGAGAGATACCTATACCAAT
This window encodes:
- a CDS encoding LacI family DNA-binding transcriptional regulator encodes the protein MNSNSKTAGIKDIAQALGISIGTVDRALHERTGVSPKTKARVLQIAEQLGYKPNLAAQALKLNRRIEIAAVLPKQISHFFDPLRAGIRAAAEATVGLHVKVTFYEYQRLGQGDVELLEARLKDKYDGIIFTPGNPRKLDPVIRRLTAHGTAMLCVASDAPGSDRIGLVSAHAYTSGALAAELLAHKLYRKTNVATITGELTTLDHAEKLRGFAATLAMIAPHLSLLPAVESHERPKEAYRQTLTLLHGDSKPQGLYISTANSIPVLQALEEEGMLGKIQVVTTDLFQELVPLIETGKILATLYQRPFTQGKVAFESLITHLLEDKKTSPMIRLAPHIIFRSNLPLFTDRLDDLPDSG
- a CDS encoding glycoside hydrolase family 97 protein — encoded protein: MRLVLSSLIVVSALLVVTGVSEGIAQSGPVTLQSPDERLVMQFATVAEKESNGAAGKLVYSVSFRGRPLLDQSALALELGDQPALGSNVQIAASTPGRGSDAYSLIAGKVGSVHDQYNSVVVRVIEGNEPKRSLEIEARAYNDGIAFRYVLPEQDAIKELRLKQEDTEFRISTDATTWALALPNYRSSYESEYVKLPITAFSNQGGVSSSFLIGLPLLMHSPGTAWMTLTEADLEGNSAMYVTNPSGNWAGHLFISKLSPRFEDPNLALTGTLPHHSAWRVLLVADEPGKLMESNIISDLNSPNRVQDTSWIHPGKASWNWWAGDLGPDGKAEYTTKNMEYYVDFAAQSGFPYMLLDAGWADVRDITKMRGNVDVPELIRYASTKNVKVWIWLYSTSVMNQMKDAFPLFEKWGVAGVKIDFINRDDQDGIKFYYDVAREAAEHHLMVDFHGASKPWGIERTYPNVLSYEAVLGMENNKVARRDSPVDRTVFPFTRMVAGPLDYTPGGFDNVTENDFVGRDQSPMVMGTRAQQLALYVVFQTPFQMVSDSPLAYAHQPAFKFIRDVPTQWDSMHVLSGEPGEFVTIARSHGEEWYLGSITNWTPRDLRVSLNFLGAGRYTAEIYQDAADAGDHPKNVEIKRQTVRKDEELVLHLAKGGGCAIRFVPQREGNGN
- a CDS encoding TonB-dependent receptor, with translation MITQSAVAQVDQGAITGVVQDSSGAIVPGAAVTVTNVDTGLVLQGTSNGSGFYVFSPLKIGNYKMVVTAKGFETTMRENLHLDAQQRLNIVFDLKPGSVSDTVTVTEAAPLLETQTSSVGQVISTDTINTTPLNGRNFVYIAQLTAGVAPPFGNTRGSGTGDFVANGQRTSQNNFILDGVDNNTNLVDFLNGSSYVVRPPPDALSEFSIQTSNFSAEFGHSAGAVLQASIKSGTNKIHGSLWEYVRNTSLDAKAWNALTNPPYHENQFGGTLGFPIIRDKLFYFGDVEANRIAYGNPGTYTVPTPLIRQGNFSELLNPSLNNGQVVQLYQPNSGGGAANTLSCNGQNNVFCPGQINKVAQNLLSLFPQPNTNGGKTYQNYVVNTPTHNNTVQFDHRVDWNITAQDQAYARYSYVHQIAVNGLPLGNPLDGTGYGGEHDINLYQSFVGSETHFFTPTLANEFRFSFSAGRSSFLQPNANVDLAPTLGLGGIPFSPNEGGLPLFQVYATPQSGGGVSNFGSQGTSNETQNVYQILDNVTKTVGNHSLKFGVAFQSVRNFYRYAPSSLGNYYFTGLYTSDPAVNSSSTFTTGSGIADFLADQVNTSAISTAPNVNDARWYDSVYAQDDWKISTRLTLNLGVRYDYYQPYKENSGRQENFIPGPPLANGAGTGALELPRSIQNTVPLGTLFPSILAKDNVTIKYVNNERLVSTQLTNFAPRIGLAYQLDSQTVIRAGYGIFYGGLESNGGNNLGDQFPFRAQVNTNPVSCSLGNCPSNGITLETGLAGGLANGLLNAVNDPGFHATDGNTKTPYTQNYNLSFQHQWSSNLSSTISYVGNVVRHLGTYYDPNTIRALYPSGTGTQSLQPFPDLGGIGTIHYGGVSTYNSLQAKAEKRVSHGLSFLATYTWAHALDDTSSAGGLSTAIGDRQLAIIPVIDEYTNSVYDVRNRFTLNGNYALPFGLGRTYLNHSRLLDLAAGGWSSSLTWVAQSGTPFTVNPSNNGPSGAGDRRAIAINDPFAPGGGPGCPTQTRTREHYYNPCSFANPLSGNLITSPVTDIATAIQYLGGRSNQIYGPGYYGVNMSIFKNFTTFHEQFLQFRADGFNVLNHPTLANPAIHDNTASGGLINGPKTFQNNTPDARFFQLSLRYAF